From Streptomyces asiaticus, one genomic window encodes:
- a CDS encoding NAD(P)/FAD-dependent oxidoreductase gives MSTPRNVVIVGASVAGLTAAVTLRTEGYDGRLTLIGDEPHTPYNRPPLSKQILAGTWEPDRIKLRTDEELSALDARLLFGSSASGLDTAARRVVLDGGASVSYDALVIATGVTPNSLPGAHHLAGVHLLRTLDDALALRADLRRKPGARVAVVGAGFLGSEAAAAARRMRLDVTMIDPRPVPMRRQFGDRIAALVGQLHKKNGVSMRCGTGVRRFFESGGRVTGLELTDDTLLDADVVVVAIGAAPAIGWLAGSGLELRNGVECDPTCRAAPGVYAAGDVASWHNNHFGCRMRLEHRLNATEQARAVAHNVLGENQPFAPVPYFWTDQYDAHIQAYGIFPADAELAVLHGELEGGHFVVAYGHRGRVVGVLGWNSPCELRKLRQLVVDRAPWASILPAPQAVWPGRHLSASLR, from the coding sequence GTGAGCACACCGCGGAACGTCGTGATCGTGGGTGCCTCGGTCGCGGGGCTCACCGCGGCGGTCACACTGCGCACCGAGGGGTACGACGGAAGGCTCACCCTCATCGGCGACGAGCCCCACACCCCCTACAACCGCCCGCCGTTGTCCAAGCAGATCCTGGCGGGCACCTGGGAGCCGGACCGGATCAAGCTGCGCACCGACGAGGAGCTGTCCGCCCTCGACGCGCGGCTGCTGTTCGGCAGCTCCGCCAGCGGCCTGGACACCGCCGCCCGCCGGGTGGTGCTGGACGGCGGTGCCAGCGTCTCCTACGACGCCCTGGTCATCGCCACCGGTGTCACCCCCAACAGCCTGCCCGGCGCCCACCATCTGGCCGGGGTGCATCTGCTGCGCACCCTCGACGACGCCCTCGCCCTGCGCGCCGATCTGCGCCGCAAGCCGGGTGCGAGGGTGGCGGTGGTCGGCGCGGGCTTCCTCGGCTCGGAGGCCGCGGCGGCGGCCCGCAGGATGCGGCTGGACGTCACCATGATCGACCCCCGGCCGGTGCCGATGCGGCGGCAGTTCGGCGATCGGATAGCCGCCCTGGTCGGGCAGTTGCACAAGAAGAACGGGGTGTCCATGCGCTGTGGCACCGGGGTACGGCGGTTCTTCGAGTCCGGCGGCCGGGTGACCGGTCTCGAACTCACCGACGACACACTGCTGGACGCCGATGTCGTGGTGGTCGCCATCGGCGCCGCCCCGGCGATCGGCTGGCTGGCCGGATCCGGCCTTGAGCTGCGCAACGGTGTCGAATGCGATCCCACCTGCCGCGCGGCGCCGGGCGTCTACGCGGCCGGTGATGTCGCCTCGTGGCACAACAACCACTTCGGCTGCCGGATGCGGCTGGAACACCGGCTGAACGCCACGGAACAGGCGCGGGCCGTCGCCCACAACGTGCTCGGCGAGAACCAGCCGTTCGCCCCCGTGCCGTACTTCTGGACCGATCAGTACGACGCCCATATCCAGGCGTACGGCATCTTCCCCGCCGACGCCGAACTCGCCGTGCTCCACGGCGAGCTCGAGGGCGGCCACTTCGTCGTCGCCTATGGACACCGGGGCCGGGTGGTCGGGGTCCTCGGCTGGAACAGCCCCTGCGAGCTGCGCAAACTGCGTCAACTCGTGGTTGACCGGGCACCGTGGGCATCGATCCTGCCCGCTCCCCAGGCGGTGTGGCCCGGCCGACACCTCTCGGCCAGTCTCCGGTGA
- a CDS encoding NlpC/P60 family protein, which produces MYNASWPVRMTAGQGEGAPRPGDLVFFGTAGNIHHTAIYLGNGQIAEAPQSDEESRVAPLRSHDDYTGAVRVSGAGGGGGGDAPQSTWGTNVRTHTEPSIGSAVHSTFPGPTGIRVDCQRRAERVTSEGYSSDVWSHLPDDGGSWVSNICVKGPEWIPGVPACDGDPGQGRPPGDGAGPQRQTWGTDVTARSGPSSKAQATDAPAKPTTVRVDCQARGEEVTADGVTNNAWAHLPDRNAWVFNIYVRGGAWLEGIPECDTDQGGGYGDNVDFRNTWGDDVRVHRDPAQGSPAVTTLQGPSQVRVQCQVPAEQVTAEGYTNDAWSYLSDRQGWISNIYLKGGAWQDGVPLCAPGNPPPGR; this is translated from the coding sequence ATGTACAACGCCTCGTGGCCGGTGCGGATGACGGCCGGGCAGGGCGAGGGCGCGCCGCGCCCCGGCGATCTGGTGTTCTTCGGCACCGCGGGCAATATCCACCACACCGCGATCTATCTGGGCAACGGGCAGATCGCCGAGGCCCCGCAGTCCGATGAGGAGAGCCGGGTGGCCCCGCTGCGCAGCCATGACGACTACACCGGTGCCGTGCGGGTCAGTGGCGCGGGTGGTGGCGGCGGTGGTGACGCGCCCCAGTCCACCTGGGGCACCAATGTGCGCACCCACACCGAGCCGTCCATCGGCTCCGCGGTGCACTCCACCTTCCCCGGGCCGACGGGGATCCGCGTCGACTGCCAGCGGCGTGCCGAGCGGGTCACCTCCGAGGGCTACTCCAGCGATGTGTGGTCGCATCTGCCGGACGACGGCGGCAGTTGGGTCAGCAACATCTGTGTGAAGGGGCCGGAGTGGATTCCGGGTGTCCCGGCGTGTGACGGGGATCCGGGTCAGGGCCGTCCACCCGGTGACGGCGCCGGACCGCAGCGCCAGACGTGGGGCACCGATGTCACAGCGCGCAGCGGTCCGTCCTCGAAGGCCCAGGCGACGGACGCGCCGGCGAAGCCGACGACGGTACGCGTCGACTGCCAGGCGCGGGGCGAGGAGGTCACCGCGGACGGTGTCACCAACAACGCGTGGGCCCATCTGCCGGACCGCAACGCGTGGGTGTTCAACATCTACGTCCGCGGCGGCGCCTGGCTCGAGGGCATTCCCGAATGCGACACCGACCAGGGCGGGGGCTACGGCGACAACGTCGACTTCCGTAACACCTGGGGCGATGACGTACGGGTCCACCGGGACCCCGCACAGGGCTCACCGGCCGTGACCACGCTTCAGGGGCCCAGCCAGGTGCGGGTCCAGTGCCAGGTCCCCGCCGAGCAGGTGACGGCCGAGGGCTACACCAACGACGCCTGGAGCTATCTCTCCGACCGGCAGGGATGGATCAGCAACATCTATCTCAAGGGCGGCGCGTGGCAGGACGGTGTGCCGCTCTGCGCGCCGGGCAATCCGCCGCCGGGGAGGTGA
- a CDS encoding AlkA N-terminal domain-containing protein: MSDDSRYEAVCSRDARFDGEFFFGVATTGIYCRPSCPATTPRRKNVRFFPTSAAAQGAGFRACRRCRPDAVPGSADWNARADAVGRAMRMIGDGVVDREGVSGLAARLGYSARQVQRQLTAELGAGPVALARAQRAHTARILLQTTALRASEIAFAAGFSSVRQFNDTLREVYAATPTELRAARPEKSALSGPTGAPGGVLGTNGGTNGGTAGVPLRLAYRGPYDTTQVFDYLARRALIGLEEMAGAPGARTYRRTLRLPHACAIVEVDERPGDGWLECRLRLTELRDLTTAIQRIRRLFDLDADPYAVAERLGADAALAPLVAARPGLRSPGAADPHELALRAVLGQQVSVAAGRVLGNGLIAAYGKPLERPDGGLTHLFPSVEDLAEAPFAELGTVESRRATLRTLATALADGTVRLDAGADRDRTEKELLGLRGIGPWTSGYIRMRALSDPDVLLESDVAVRAGARGAGAHLEDSEGWRPWRSYAMHHLWNAPRPRPA, from the coding sequence ATGAGCGACGACAGCAGGTACGAGGCGGTGTGCAGCCGCGACGCACGGTTCGACGGCGAGTTCTTCTTCGGTGTCGCCACGACCGGGATCTACTGCCGGCCGAGCTGCCCCGCCACCACACCCCGGCGCAAGAACGTCCGGTTCTTCCCGACCTCGGCCGCCGCACAGGGCGCCGGATTCCGGGCCTGCCGCCGCTGCCGGCCGGACGCCGTGCCCGGCTCCGCCGACTGGAACGCGCGGGCGGACGCCGTCGGCCGTGCCATGCGGATGATCGGGGACGGGGTGGTGGACCGGGAAGGGGTGTCCGGGCTCGCCGCGCGGCTCGGGTACAGCGCCCGGCAGGTGCAGCGGCAGCTGACCGCCGAGCTCGGTGCCGGGCCGGTGGCGCTCGCCCGCGCCCAGCGCGCCCACACCGCGCGGATCCTGCTCCAGACCACCGCGCTGCGGGCCTCGGAGATCGCGTTCGCGGCCGGGTTCTCCAGCGTCCGGCAGTTCAATGACACCCTGCGCGAGGTCTACGCCGCCACCCCCACCGAGCTGCGCGCCGCCCGGCCGGAGAAGTCCGCCCTGTCCGGGCCCACGGGGGCGCCCGGCGGGGTGCTGGGGACCAACGGTGGGACGAACGGCGGAACGGCCGGGGTGCCGCTGCGGCTCGCCTACCGCGGTCCGTACGACACCACGCAGGTCTTCGACTACCTCGCCCGGCGTGCCCTCATCGGCCTGGAGGAGATGGCGGGCGCACCGGGCGCCCGTACCTACCGCCGCACGCTGCGGCTGCCGCACGCCTGCGCCATCGTCGAGGTCGACGAACGGCCCGGCGACGGCTGGCTGGAGTGCCGGCTGCGCCTGACCGAGCTGCGCGATCTGACCACCGCCATCCAGCGGATCCGGCGCCTGTTCGACCTGGACGCCGATCCGTACGCGGTCGCCGAGCGCCTCGGCGCCGATGCCGCCCTCGCGCCCCTGGTGGCCGCGCGGCCGGGGCTGCGTTCGCCGGGCGCCGCCGACCCGCATGAGCTCGCCCTCCGCGCCGTGCTCGGCCAGCAGGTCTCGGTGGCCGCCGGGCGGGTGCTGGGCAATGGGCTGATCGCCGCGTACGGCAAGCCCCTGGAGCGGCCGGACGGCGGGCTGACCCATCTCTTCCCGAGCGTGGAGGATCTCGCCGAGGCGCCGTTCGCCGAGCTCGGCACGGTGGAGAGCCGGCGCGCCACGCTGCGCACGCTCGCCACCGCGCTCGCGGACGGCACCGTGCGGCTGGACGCGGGCGCCGACCGCGACCGGACCGAGAAGGAGCTGCTGGGGCTGCGCGGCATCGGCCCCTGGACGTCCGGTTACATCAGGATGCGGGCGCTGAGCGACCCCGATGTGCTGCTGGAGTCGGATGTCGCCGTACGGGCCGGGGCCCGCGGCGCCGGGGCCCATCTGGAGGACTCCGAGGGCTGGCGGCCCTGGCGCTCGTACGCCATGCACCACCTCTGGAACGCCCCGCGGCCCCGGCCCGCGTGA
- a CDS encoding ferredoxin — MQVTLHQDKCVASGQCVLAAQDVFDQRDKDGLAVLLDDRPPAELHDDVRHAAAVCPALAIALADS, encoded by the coding sequence ATGCAGGTGACCTTGCATCAGGACAAATGCGTCGCCTCGGGACAGTGCGTCCTCGCCGCCCAGGACGTGTTCGACCAGCGGGACAAGGACGGTCTCGCCGTACTCCTCGACGACCGCCCGCCGGCTGAGCTGCACGACGACGTCCGTCACGCGGCCGCCGTCTGCCCCGCCCTGGCGATCGCCCTGGCCGACTCGTGA
- a CDS encoding VOC family protein yields the protein MSHHAQPQHDSEPPATAVQLNHTAVYAHDRALSAEFIAAILGVEVGAPFGPFLPVDLGNGVTLDYYEKRDEPIQPQHYAFLVPDERFDAMIARLEAVGVTYYADPHHNDPGRINRLFGGRGAYFDDPSGHNMEIITRPYIRP from the coding sequence ATGTCACACCACGCCCAGCCCCAGCACGACTCCGAGCCCCCGGCCACCGCCGTCCAGCTGAATCACACCGCCGTCTACGCGCACGACCGGGCGCTGTCCGCCGAGTTCATCGCCGCGATTCTGGGGGTGGAGGTCGGAGCCCCGTTCGGCCCGTTTCTGCCCGTCGATCTCGGCAACGGCGTGACACTCGACTACTACGAGAAGCGCGACGAGCCCATACAGCCGCAGCACTACGCGTTCCTCGTGCCCGACGAGCGGTTCGACGCCATGATCGCCCGCCTGGAAGCGGTCGGCGTCACCTACTACGCCGATCCCCACCACAACGACCCCGGTCGGATCAACCGTCTCTTCGGCGGCCGTGGCGCGTACTTCGACGATCCCAGTGGCCACAACATGGAGATCATCACCCGGCCCTACATCCGCCCTTAG
- a CDS encoding FUSC family protein: MRALRTPPDWLTHPLRGVRALRGPVPWAAVVRGALGVGPVVAVGVASGHTPFGMLAGLGAMFAHINDRPATRATRVVRIGLPALAGALGLLTGAWLGTLGLGIWIALALAAVGLVSGAMSAIGPVCSSAGVQLMVLAVVGAGMPLPVAPPARAGLLLIGAAWVIAMAALLPRVIPSRQAAPSGEREAVAAVYDALADLMTAVGTDEGQAARRKLTAAYDAAYEALYAHRLPLHRVDEEERRSRDRLAVAGALSEGILTLLWEDEPVPERIARTPAQLARSVRTGLPPGRLPAPVPDTAGNVAMHRAVLLAARVFDGEPAPPVGAVVPGHRQRLRRALGPAGREYAARVALCVGVSTALAQQLPGAHWYWLPATAAFLVKPDMGPLVSRALSRALGTAVGVAVFGGLATLLAPGAGDPGIWPVAVAAVCSALIPVSVRHFALQTAVLTPLLLSLVYLGGDTDPGFTRLTDTLLACGVVLAAGALPGLGGPHAQVSVRLSLAVRATRDHLDRVLTAEAPYATRLRLRREAYRALADARRAVEVASAEHPPFGRDLAAWAPVVLALEKIVDAVTACGVRLDQGAPQPDPALAARLRAALSDLADAVAARRPPTDLVLPAGAAVGDCATIADVTAGLRTVRDLAAG; the protein is encoded by the coding sequence TTGCGCGCGCTCCGCACACCGCCCGACTGGCTGACGCACCCCCTGCGCGGAGTGCGGGCCCTGCGGGGGCCCGTGCCCTGGGCGGCCGTGGTCCGCGGGGCCCTCGGCGTGGGACCGGTGGTGGCCGTCGGCGTGGCGTCGGGACACACCCCGTTCGGGATGCTCGCCGGGCTGGGGGCGATGTTCGCCCACATCAACGACCGCCCCGCCACCCGTGCCACCCGCGTCGTGCGCATCGGCCTGCCCGCCCTCGCCGGGGCCCTCGGGCTGCTGACCGGGGCCTGGCTGGGCACGCTGGGCCTCGGCATCTGGATCGCGCTCGCCCTCGCCGCGGTCGGACTGGTCTCCGGCGCGATGAGCGCCATCGGCCCGGTCTGCTCCTCCGCCGGGGTGCAGCTGATGGTGCTCGCCGTCGTCGGCGCGGGCATGCCCCTCCCGGTGGCCCCGCCGGCCCGGGCGGGGCTGCTGCTCATCGGCGCCGCATGGGTGATCGCCATGGCCGCCCTGCTGCCCCGCGTCATCCCCTCGCGCCAGGCCGCGCCCTCCGGTGAACGGGAGGCGGTGGCCGCCGTGTACGACGCCCTGGCCGACCTGATGACCGCGGTCGGCACCGACGAGGGCCAAGCCGCCCGGCGCAAGCTGACCGCCGCCTACGACGCGGCGTACGAAGCCCTCTACGCCCACCGTCTCCCCCTGCACCGCGTCGACGAGGAGGAGCGGCGGTCGCGCGACCGGCTGGCGGTGGCCGGAGCGCTCAGTGAGGGCATCCTGACCCTCCTGTGGGAGGACGAACCCGTACCCGAGCGCATCGCGCGCACCCCCGCCCAACTGGCCCGCTCGGTACGGACCGGACTGCCACCGGGCCGGCTGCCCGCCCCGGTGCCCGACACCGCGGGCAATGTGGCCATGCACCGGGCCGTGCTGCTCGCCGCCCGGGTGTTCGACGGCGAACCGGCGCCGCCCGTCGGCGCGGTGGTCCCCGGTCACCGGCAGCGGCTGCGCCGCGCGCTCGGTCCGGCGGGCCGGGAGTACGCCGCCCGGGTGGCCCTGTGCGTGGGCGTCAGCACCGCCCTCGCCCAGCAACTGCCTGGCGCGCACTGGTACTGGCTGCCCGCCACGGCTGCCTTCCTGGTCAAGCCCGACATGGGCCCGCTGGTCTCGCGGGCCCTCTCCCGCGCCCTCGGCACCGCCGTGGGCGTGGCCGTCTTCGGCGGCCTCGCCACGCTGCTCGCCCCGGGCGCGGGCGACCCCGGCATCTGGCCGGTGGCCGTCGCGGCGGTCTGCTCCGCGCTGATCCCCGTCTCCGTACGCCACTTCGCCCTCCAGACCGCCGTGCTCACCCCGCTGCTGCTCTCCCTGGTCTACCTCGGCGGCGACACCGACCCCGGGTTCACCCGGCTCACCGACACGCTGCTGGCCTGCGGTGTGGTCCTGGCGGCCGGGGCGCTGCCCGGGCTCGGCGGCCCGCACGCCCAGGTGTCGGTACGGCTGTCGCTCGCGGTCCGCGCCACCCGCGACCACCTCGACCGGGTGCTCACCGCCGAGGCGCCGTACGCCACCCGGCTGCGGCTGCGCCGCGAGGCCTACCGCGCGCTCGCCGACGCCCGCCGCGCGGTGGAGGTGGCCAGTGCCGAACACCCGCCGTTCGGACGGGACCTGGCGGCCTGGGCGCCGGTGGTGCTGGCCCTGGAGAAGATCGTGGACGCGGTCACGGCCTGCGGCGTACGGCTCGACCAGGGCGCCCCACAGCCCGATCCCGCCCTCGCGGCCCGGCTGCGGGCCGCGCTGTCCGACCTGGCCGACGCCGTCGCCGCCCGCCGGCCCCCGACGGACCTCGTCCTGCCCGCAGGGGCTGCGGTGGGCGACTGCGCGACCATCGCGGATGTCACCGCCGGGCTGCGCACGGTGCGCGACCTGGCGGCCGGCTGA
- the mptB gene encoding polyprenol phosphomannose-dependent alpha 1,6 mannosyltransferase MptB, translating into MRSREAGQVLVRRLLLQRVAVAPGHCRLLGLAGSLALAAGGATAGALPVGNALTPDSGREALGLISTYFGLVLLIAAWWLLGREVRGPKPPGPRSLLITLATWAAPLLPGPPLFSRDVYSYLAQGAMVHARIDVYTHGPIRLGGPLADEVAPVWQHTPTPYGPVSLAFESAIAHASRAEPSLGVIGLRLIALLGVALMVLALPVLARRCGTDPSAALWLGGLNPLLLLHLVGGAHNDAVMLGLLGAGLVAATGRWPACGAVLVTLAALVKAPAALGLLAVATLWARRVEGRRRRVGAVAATAALSLATTGVATAVTGTGYGWISALTIPASPDNWALTSTLGRATGALLEAVGSGLAPLAAPAWHGLGLLATAVAIGAAWLRPPRPRPVYALGLSLIAVAVLGPAIRPWYVLWGLFVIAAAGPGGTVRKAVVAGSGVLALAVLPNGFAPDSRQLTYAVCGGALAVCALWCVRHTPGFATGNALPAVSGGHRSERSA; encoded by the coding sequence ATGCGCTCTCGCGAGGCTGGCCAGGTGCTGGTCCGTCGTCTTCTCCTTCAACGTGTCGCCGTCGCTCCTGGTCACTGCCGGCTCCTCGGGCTCGCCGGGTCGCTGGCCCTGGCAGCGGGCGGAGCGACGGCCGGAGCGCTACCGGTGGGGAACGCCCTCACCCCTGACTCCGGGAGAGAGGCGCTCGGGCTGATCAGCACCTACTTCGGGCTGGTGCTGCTGATCGCGGCGTGGTGGCTGCTGGGGCGCGAGGTGCGCGGGCCGAAGCCGCCCGGCCCCCGCTCCCTGCTGATCACGCTCGCCACCTGGGCGGCTCCCCTGCTGCCCGGGCCGCCGCTGTTCAGCCGGGATGTGTACAGCTACCTCGCCCAGGGCGCCATGGTGCACGCCCGCATCGACGTCTACACCCACGGCCCCATCCGCCTCGGCGGGCCGCTGGCGGACGAGGTGGCGCCGGTGTGGCAGCACACCCCGACGCCGTACGGCCCGGTCTCGCTGGCCTTCGAATCGGCCATCGCTCATGCCTCGCGCGCCGAGCCGTCGCTCGGGGTGATCGGGCTGCGGCTGATCGCGCTGCTCGGGGTGGCGCTGATGGTGCTCGCACTGCCCGTTCTGGCCCGCCGCTGCGGCACCGACCCGAGCGCCGCCCTGTGGCTGGGCGGTCTCAACCCGCTCCTGCTGCTGCATCTGGTGGGTGGGGCGCACAATGATGCCGTGATGCTCGGGCTGCTCGGGGCCGGGTTGGTGGCCGCGACGGGCCGATGGCCGGCCTGTGGCGCGGTGCTGGTCACGCTCGCCGCCCTGGTCAAGGCCCCGGCCGCGCTGGGGCTGCTGGCGGTCGCCACGCTGTGGGCGCGCCGGGTGGAGGGCCGCAGGCGCCGCGTCGGCGCCGTGGCGGCCACCGCCGCGCTGTCCCTGGCCACCACGGGAGTGGCGACGGCCGTCACCGGCACCGGCTACGGCTGGATCTCCGCGCTCACCATCCCGGCCTCACCGGACAACTGGGCGCTGACCAGCACGCTCGGCCGCGCCACCGGCGCCCTGCTGGAGGCCGTCGGCAGCGGACTGGCGCCGCTGGCCGCGCCCGCGTGGCACGGTCTGGGGCTGCTGGCCACCGCCGTGGCCATCGGGGCCGCCTGGCTGCGCCCGCCCCGGCCCCGGCCGGTGTACGCGCTGGGGCTGAGCCTGATCGCGGTGGCCGTGCTGGGCCCGGCGATCCGGCCCTGGTACGTGCTGTGGGGGCTGTTCGTGATCGCGGCGGCCGGTCCCGGCGGAACGGTGCGCAAGGCGGTGGTGGCCGGGAGCGGGGTGCTCGCGCTGGCCGTGCTGCCCAATGGGTTCGCGCCGGATTCGCGGCAGCTGACGTACGCCGTGTGCGGGGGTGCGCTGGCGGTGTGCGCGCTGTGGTGCGTACGGCATACGCCGGGGTTCGCCACCGGCAACGCGCTGCCCGCCGTCTCCGGCGGCCACCGATCGGAGCGTTCGGCATGA